One Methanobrevibacter millerae genomic region harbors:
- a CDS encoding 50S ribosomal protein L30, whose translation MFLVIRVRGTTGVIQKVADTLHMLRLNRINHAVLVEENPSYEGMLQKSKDYITWGEIDAELLAEIIAKRGRIEGNNKVTDEFVAENSDYANIAELAEALINSDVKLADVGIKPVFRLHPPRKGYEDIRLSINEGGSLGYRGEDIKDLAKRML comes from the coding sequence ATGTTTTTAGTTATTAGAGTAAGAGGAACAACCGGTGTCATTCAAAAGGTTGCTGACACCTTACACATGTTAAGACTTAACAGAATCAACCATGCAGTATTAGTTGAAGAAAATCCAAGTTATGAAGGCATGCTTCAAAAATCAAAGGATTACATTACCTGGGGAGAAATTGACGCTGAACTTTTAGCTGAAATTATTGCTAAAAGAGGCAGAATCGAAGGTAATAACAAAGTTACTGATGAATTCGTAGCTGAAAATTCTGATTACGCAAACATTGCTGAATTAGCTGAAGCTTTAATTAATTCTGATGTTAAGTTGGCTGATGTAGGAATTAAACCTGTATTCCGTTTACACCCTCCTAGAAAAGGATACGAAGACATCCGTTTATCCATTAACGAAGGTGGATCCTTAGGTTACAGGGGCGAAGATATTAAAGATCTTGCAAAAAGAATGCTTTAA
- the rpsE gene encoding 30S ribosomal protein S5 has translation MSFNIDEWEPKTKMGELVKNGTITDIDEIFEKGLPIMELEIVDALIPDLEEEVMDVNLVQRMHKSGRKVNFRVIVAVGNKDGYVGLGQGKAKEVGPAIRKAVDNAKYNIIKVRRGCGDWGCVCGREHTVPFKVQGKTSSVNVTLMPAPAGVGLVIGDVGKTILKLAGIHDVWSQSFGQTQTTVNFANAVFDALKTLSEVKASKEDLKKMGVNY, from the coding sequence AGTTAAGAATGGAACCATTACTGACATCGATGAAATCTTTGAAAAAGGTCTTCCAATTATGGAATTAGAAATAGTTGATGCCTTGATTCCGGATTTAGAAGAGGAAGTAATGGATGTTAACTTAGTTCAAAGGATGCACAAATCCGGTAGAAAAGTTAATTTCAGAGTAATTGTTGCTGTAGGTAACAAAGATGGTTATGTTGGATTAGGTCAAGGTAAAGCTAAAGAGGTTGGACCTGCAATCAGAAAAGCAGTCGATAATGCAAAATACAACATTATCAAAGTAAGAAGAGGCTGTGGTGATTGGGGTTGTGTTTGTGGAAGAGAACACACCGTACCATTCAAAGTACAAGGTAAAACCAGTAGTGTAAACGTAACATTAATGCCTGCACCTGCAGGAGTGGGTCTGGTAATTGGTGATGTTGGTAAAACCATTTTAAAACTCGCTGGTATTCACGACGTATGGTCTCAATCTTTCGGTCAAACTCAAACTACCGTTAACTTCGCAAATGCAGTATTTGATGCATTAAAAACTTTAAGTGAAGTTAAAGCAAGTAAAGAAGACCTTAAGAAAATGGGAGTTAACTATTAA